A portion of the Mustela erminea isolate mMusErm1 chromosome 19, mMusErm1.Pri, whole genome shotgun sequence genome contains these proteins:
- the ZNF667 gene encoding zinc finger protein 667 isoform X3, producing MRTLKGEERMPAARGKSRSKVPVTFGDLAIYFSQEEWEWLSPIQKDLYEDVMLENYQNLVSVGLSFRRPNVITLLEKGRAPWMVEPVRKRRGVEE from the exons ATGCGGACCCTCAAGGGGGAGGAAAGGATGCCTGCTGCGCGAGGGAAGTCTAGGTCCAAG GTGCCAGTGACATTTGGGGATTTGGCCATCTACTTCTCCCAGGAGGAGTGGGAATGGCTGAGCCCCATTCAAAAAGACCTGTATGAAGATGTCATGTTGGAGAACTACCAGAACCTGGTCTCTGTCG GACTTTCCTTTCGGAGGCCAAATGTGATCACCTTGCTGGAGAAAGGGAGAGCGCCTTGGATGGTGGAGCCAGTGAGGAAGCGCCGGGGCGTGG